CATCATCAAGGGCGATATGGCCATTTGCCACCCCACAAAAATCCCCAAAACGCTCAATCATATAAAAAATATAGCTCATACCCTGGACATTAAACATAACTTTATTTATCTCTTTTGCGCTTGAAATCGCACCCATGCAGACCTTGCCAAGCTCAAAGCGTGGATCATCATCCAGCCAGATATCAACAGCATTTATAGTATCAACAATTGCGCTAAGTCTTTCATTGCCCCCAAAAATACCGCTAAAAAAATCATAGCAAATCTTAGTCGCACAGCGGCTATCATCAAGGTAATACCACGTATTTTCTCTCTCACAAACCTCACCTGTGATGTGATGGTCAAGCAGCACTAGCTTTACGCCGCTTCTCTCTCTAATAGCTGCAGCAAAGCTATCACACTGCGCTGGGGTAAGATTAAGGTCGCTAATTATTATCATGGCTTTTTCATTACCGCTGTCAATCTCAGCTAAGATCATATCAAACTTTTCTTCAATCTCTTTACCATAATTTGAGTTATAAAAGCTCATCTCATAACGCTTGCTAAGAAAAAATCTGCTTACATACTGACAGCCGTAGCCATCTAAATCCGTGTGGCTTAAATGTATAATTTTCATTTTTATCCTTTAATTTATCTTTATTTTAGCGGGAATTCTAAAATTCCGTCTAGAAATTCTAGAATTCCGTCAAAATTCCGTCTAGGAATTCTAGAATTCTTTACAAAAAACTACAAAAAACCTCAAACAAATCTAGAATTCCTTATAACCCTGGCACTTCTATCATACCAAGAGTTTCCCACTGCGAGCCTTTGGCAATCTCAGCAAAGCTAATCACCACAATTCCAAGGCTAAAGTTTATGCTCGCATCGCTTAAAAAGCGCCTTATACTAGGGTCTACGCACAGCACCATCTCGCCCTCAGCACTCATCGGTCTTGCCTCTTTTGCTACCCTTAGAGCATTTACTAGGGCTGTTGTTTGCGCTGCGCTTATTGCGATTTTATACTTGCCGTCTTTGTAAGTCACGCTCTCAACTAGCTTTTGCTGTGCGCTAGCTTCTAGGATGTAGAAGTTTAGCTTGCCATTGCTGTCTTTGTATAGATCGGTGATTACACGGCTTAGAGCACTTCGCACATGCTCGCTTATTATCTCAGCATCTTTGATATTTCGCTTGGTTAGGCTATCAATTGCATCAACTATACTTAGCATATCTTTTATAGGTATATTATCTTTTAGCAGAAGCTGGAGGACATTATACACAAGTCCCACATCACAGCTTTTCATTGCTTCTTCTACAACTACTGGATAATCAGTCTTTAGTCTATCAAGCAGATTTTGCGTCTCTTGTTTGGTTAAAAGCTCGCTTGCGTTTTGTTTGATTAGCTCACTCATATGCGTGCTAATCACACTGGCTGGATCAACCACAGTGTAGCCATTTAAAATAGCATCTTCTTTGCTTTTGCTATCTATCCACAGCGCATCAAGGCCAAAGGCTGGCTCTTTTGTAGGAATTCCATCTATATTTGCGCTCACATAGCCACTATCCATAGCCAAAAACTTATCAGGATAAATCTGCCCAGAGCCAATAGGCACGCCTTTTAGCTTGAATATATAATCATTTGGCGGCAAGCTTAGGTTATCACGGATGCGGATTTTTGGCATGATAAAGCCTAATGCGCTAGCGATATTTCTGCGCATACCACGAATTCTCTCTATTATCTCACTCTCAGCAAGTTTTAGTAGACCATAGCCTAGATCAAGTTCTAAAATCTCTATTTTTAGTATATCATCGATTTTACTTTGTTCTTCTTTTGCTATTTGCTCATCACTTTTCTTTGGCTTAGCAGCTGATGCGGCTGCGCTACTATCTGGCGTAGCACCTGGTTTTGTCCCACCAGCACTTGGTGGGCTAACTTTTGCCTTAAAGGCATTTAGCATCTCAAAGCCACCATTTTGGCTTTTATAAATCACAAAACCTATACCTAAAAACACCAAACCCATAAAACCAAGTGAGAGCGTAGGTAGACCTGGCACAAGGGCAAACAAAAAGAGAATTCCGCCCACGATAAATAGCGTCCTACTCTCGCCAAAAAGCTGATCAACCACGCCTTCTGCGAAGTTTTTCTCATCATCGCCACCACCGCTTGAGCGAGTGATGATGATGGCAGTAGCAGTTGATGTTATAAGTCCTGGTATTTGGCTTACAAGGCCATCGCCGATGGTTAGGATTGTGTATGTGCTAGCTGCGTCACTTGCTGCCATGCCATGCTGAAACACGCCTATAGCAAAGCCACCGATGATATTTACTATTGTAATGATAATACCAGCTACAGCGTCACCTTTTATAAACTTAGAAGATCCATCCATCGCTCCATAAAACGCAGCTTCGCTTTGTATATCTTGGCGGCGTTTGCGAGCAGTGGCCTCATCGATTAGCCCTGAGTTTAGATCAGCATCTATTGCCATTTGCTTACCAGGCATCGCATCAAGCGTAAAGCGAGCTTGAACCTCACTTACACGCGTTGAGCCTTTGGTTACAACCATAAAGTTTATAAGCACCAAAATACAAAAGATAATAACGCCTATAACGAAATTTCCACCCACCACAAACTCGCCAAAGCTAGCGATGATCTCACTTACAGCGCTTGGGCCGTTTTGTCCATTGCTTAAAATCATTCTGGTTGTAGCGATATTTAAAGACAGCCTAAATAGCGTGATAATAAGCACTAGCGTCGGAAAGGTGCTAAGATCAGTTGGCTTTGGTATATAAACTGCAATTAGGATAATAAGCACAGAAAGCGAGATTGAAAGTGCCAAAAAAAAGTCTAGCACCGCCGTAGGCAAAGGCACAATGATAATTGTCAAAATCGCCATAATAACAAAAACAATAGTAAGACTCTTGCTTTTCATAACAGGCGCCAAAATAGGCGCTAGATATGGAGCGATGAGTTGTAAAATTGATTGTTTTTTAGGCATTATTTTCTTTATTCTCTTTGCATCCAAGATTAGCTAAGGTAATAGTGTCTAAAAAATTATCCACCACAGCTTGAAGCGAGGCAAAAAGATGCCAAACATCACAGCTTTGTGCTATGCCTCTAGGGCAGTCTTTAAGATCACCTGAGCAGAGAAAAACGCTTGCATCGTGCTTTTCAGCTGATTTGATGATACTTGTTATTTTTATCTCATTTGCATCTTTTGCTAGGCAAAAACCTCCATTTGCGCCTTTTGTGGAATTCAAAATTCCATCGCGCGCTAAGCATTGTAAAATCTTTGCTAGAAAGGACTTTGAAATATCAAGTTCCTCTGCGATTTGCCCTACATCTTTTGGTTCAGTTTTATCACGCAAATAAATACTTGCTAATAGTGCATACTCACTAGCTCTGGTAAAAAGCATATTTTATCCTTATAATTAAAAGCGAGATTTTAGCACAATAAGGTTAAAAGCACTTGAAAATTTTAAAAATTTAAGCTGAAATTTTGAAATTTTTGCTAAAATGCCGACTTCGTTTTACGAAAATATATTACCTATCAGGAGGCTACTATGGCTTTGGATACGGCGAAAAAATCGCAAATTATCGCAAAATTCGCTAGAAAATCAGGTGACACCGGTTCTACCGAGGTTCAAATCGCACTACTTACTGCTCGCATTAGTGAGCTTACAGAGCACCTTAAAATCAACAAAAAAGATTTTAGCTCTCGCTTAGGTCTACTTAAACTAGTAGGTCAAAGAAAACGCCTACTTCGCTACCTAAAAGCTACTAAATACGACACTTACGCAAAAGTAGTTAGCGAACTTGGTCTAAGAGATAAATAAGCTCTTATTTTAAATAAAAATCTAGAATTCCTGTACTGGGAATTCTAGATTTTTTGCCTTATTTTTTAAATTCACAGCATTTTTTTAAATAAATCTAGAATTTCTTATATCTAGAGCGTAACTCATACAAGCCACGCTCAAAAAACTACACTAAAACTACATAAAAAATCTGTGAGCCATGCACTCCAAGGACAAGCTGAAGTTCTATATCGCTAGTTCTGCTTGGCCCTGAGATAAAGACCACATTTGTAGGCAGCCTGCCATCTTCTGCTTTGATTTTATTTAGTTGTTCGCTTAGTGATTTTACTATATTCTCACGCTTTAAAATAGCCACGCAAATCTTTGGCGCAAGGCTAAGTAGTCTAGGTGCATCGGCACTACTTACGCAAGTTACACCGTGGCTTGATACCCCACCACGAGCATTTATCACGCTGATATCATAGTCAAATATACGCTCTTTAAAGCTCTCTATATCATTATCAAAGGCAAATTTACTCTCTATTTCAAGCTCACTGGCAAGAGAAGCTAGATTTTGGGGATAGATGAGATTTTTAGCATTTTCTTTGGCGATGATTTCATTTATGCTATCTTTTAGCCTTTGTTCGCTACTTTCTATAATGATACTTTTATTCGCACTTGCCCTTGCGATAAACTCAGCTACAATATCACTATCAGCACCCACAATAAACTCTTTTGGATCAGGGGTCGCACCGCTAAAAAGCGTCTCGTGTTTAGCTCCATTTTTTAACGCATTAAAAATCTCTGCTTTACTCATAAATCACCCCCTCAACTTTTTTGATATTTGCGTCTAGGTCGTATTTTAGACTAGGTAGTTCTTTGTATTTGCTCCACGCTTTTAGCATAGGCACAAAGCTCATTTTTGGCACAAAAGAGTGCATTTTGTGAGCTAATGAGATCATAAAGCGCCATTTTGCCCCAGAAGTAGCTAAGCTAGCAAAGCCTTTAAAGGCGATATTTTGCGCCATTTTTGGCTTGGCTTTTGTTTTTAGAGTGCTTTTAGATGGATTTGCTCTTTCGCGGCGCAGTTTGCGTATGAGATCAGCTAGAGGTATTTTTACAGGACAAACCTCAGAGCAACGCCCACAAAGCGAGCAAAGATCAGTAATATCACCGTATTTATCCATACCAAAAAGCTGAGGGCTAATAACCTCTCCAATAGGTCCTGGATAAGTAGCGCGGTAGCTGTGGCCGCCGATTTTTTCATACACTGGACAAAAGTTCATACAAGCCCCACAGCGAATGCATCGCAGTGCCTCGCTAAACTCAGGATGAGAGAGCATATCGCTTCTGCCGTTATCTAGCATGATGATGTGGCATTCTTTTGGGCCATCTTTTTCGCCCTCTCTTCTAGGGCCACTGATTATGTTATTATAGTTTGAGATAAATTGCCCAGTAGCACTTGGACAAAGCAAGGTATCAATGGTAGCTGCGTCTTCTATGCTCTCAACTACTTTTTCAAGTCCGCAGATTGCTACATGAATATCGGGCATAGTGGTACTCATCCTGCCATTGCCCTCATTTTCTATAAGCCAGATCGCTCCTTCTTTACTAAGGGCGAAATTCACGCCACTTAGTCCCATTTGAAGCTTTTTAAACTCAGCTCTCATCTTAGTTCTTGCGATTTCATTTAGCTTTTCTGGTTCGCTTTCTTTTTGTACGCCCCAGCTTTTAGCAAAAATCTCGCCTACTTCATAGCGGTTTTTGTGAATTGCAGGCACTACGATATGCACAGGTGCTTCATCAAGCAGCTGGATAATAACCTCTCCAAGATCAGTCTCAAGCGGCCTTAGTCCGTGCTTTTGGAGATAATGATTTAGCCCTATTTCCTCGCTAGCCATAGATTTGCCTTTTAGTATGGTATCTATGCCATTTGACTCCATTAGATCAAGGATAATAGCACAAGCCTCATCACCATTTGCGGCAAAATGAACCTTAAAGCCATTTGCGCTAGCATTGCTAACAAACTCTTCAACACGCTCACCTAGGCTATTTAGCGCATTTTGCTTGACATTTTTGCCTCTCTCTCTTAGCTCTTGCCAATTTGTGAAGTTTGCTGCGATTAGATTTTTGCGGTTACGCTGTAAGGTGTGCATTGCGCTATCAAGGTTAGCGCGCATTTGCGCATCATTTAGTTTTTCTTGTATTAGCTCATTATTTGCGCTCATCGCTAACTCCTTTATCATCTATACTCTGCCCTTCTAATCTAGCAAGCAAAAAGTCGTATAAATGAATGCATTTTATATCTTCATTATTGCGTCTTAGCGTGCCATTTATGTTTAAAAGACAGCCGCCATCGCCGCTGATTAGGTATTTTACACCGGTTTTTTTGATATCAGCGATTTTTGCTAGTGCCATTGCGTTTGAGATTTCTGGTTCTTTTATACTAAAAGTCCCGCCAAATCCACAGCACTCTTCTTCACGCTCAAGCTCGATTAGTTCTACATTTGAGAGTTTTCTTAGCAGGCTTTTGCTAGCTTCTACGCTTTTTGCTATGCGCAGGGCGTGGCAGTTTGAGTGCCAGCTGACCTTTACAGGCTCGCCTTTATCGACAAGCTCTAAATGCTCGTTTAAAAAGCTACTTACTTCTTTACAGCGAGAAGCAAAGTTTCTAGCTTTTTCTTCATGCTCGCTACCTTTAAAAAGCTCTATATAATCATGCCCCATCATACCAGCGCATGAGCCAGCCGCTACTAAAATCGGCTCATCTCCATCGCCAAAAAGGCTTATATTATAAAGCGCAACTTCTTTTGCCTCGTCAAAATATCCTGTATTAAAAGCAGGCTGACCACAGCAAGTCTGGTCTTTTTTATATACAACCTGAGCGCCACAGCGAGTAAGTAGCTTAGCAGCACTCACAGCCGAGGCACCAAGTGTGGCTTGTCCAAGACAAGTGCTATATAGATAAACTTTCATCCCTAACCTTTGATTAAAATTCTCCCGTGATTTTAGCAATAATTTCCTAAAATTACGGCAAAGTTTTTAGATAAAATCTCTAGGGAATTCTAGATTTACTTAGAAAAATAAACACTAGAATTCTAGAATTCTAGAATTCCCTAGAAAAATAAACGCTAGAATTCTAGAATTCCCTAGAAAAATAAACTCTAGAATTCTAGAATTTTCAAGCTCTAGAATTCCTAGCAAAATCTACCCAGCTAGTGGTATCCAGCTGTATAAATAATGAGCATAAACCCAAGTCAAAGCACCGCAGAAAATCACAAAGGCAACCGAGTATTTGATAGTAAATTTAAATAAATCACTCTCTTTGCCCACTAGTCCAACTGCTGCGCAGGCAATAGCTATGCTTTGCGGGCTAATCATC
Above is a genomic segment from Campylobacter magnus containing:
- a CDS encoding RrF2 family transcriptional regulator is translated as MLFTRASEYALLASIYLRDKTEPKDVGQIAEELDISKSFLAKILQCLARDGILNSTKGANGGFCLAKDANEIKITSIIKSAEKHDASVFLCSGDLKDCPRGIAQSCDVWHLFASLQAVVDNFLDTITLANLGCKENKENNA
- the flhA gene encoding flagellar biosynthesis protein FlhA; protein product: MPKKQSILQLIAPYLAPILAPVMKSKSLTIVFVIMAILTIIIVPLPTAVLDFFLALSISLSVLIILIAVYIPKPTDLSTFPTLVLIITLFRLSLNIATTRMILSNGQNGPSAVSEIIASFGEFVVGGNFVIGVIIFCILVLINFMVVTKGSTRVSEVQARFTLDAMPGKQMAIDADLNSGLIDEATARKRRQDIQSEAAFYGAMDGSSKFIKGDAVAGIIITIVNIIGGFAIGVFQHGMAASDAASTYTILTIGDGLVSQIPGLITSTATAIIITRSSGGGDDEKNFAEGVVDQLFGESRTLFIVGGILFLFALVPGLPTLSLGFMGLVFLGIGFVIYKSQNGGFEMLNAFKAKVSPPSAGGTKPGATPDSSAAASAAKPKKSDEQIAKEEQSKIDDILKIEILELDLGYGLLKLAESEIIERIRGMRRNIASALGFIMPKIRIRDNLSLPPNDYIFKLKGVPIGSGQIYPDKFLAMDSGYVSANIDGIPTKEPAFGLDALWIDSKSKEDAILNGYTVVDPASVISTHMSELIKQNASELLTKQETQNLLDRLKTDYPVVVEEAMKSCDVGLVYNVLQLLLKDNIPIKDMLSIVDAIDSLTKRNIKDAEIISEHVRSALSRVITDLYKDSNGKLNFYILEASAQQKLVESVTYKDGKYKIAISAAQTTALVNALRVAKEARPMSAEGEMVLCVDPSIRRFLSDASINFSLGIVVISFAEIAKGSQWETLGMIEVPGL
- a CDS encoding LutB/LldF family L-lactate oxidation iron-sulfur protein, with the protein product MSANNELIQEKLNDAQMRANLDSAMHTLQRNRKNLIAANFTNWQELRERGKNVKQNALNSLGERVEEFVSNASANGFKVHFAANGDEACAIILDLMESNGIDTILKGKSMASEEIGLNHYLQKHGLRPLETDLGEVIIQLLDEAPVHIVVPAIHKNRYEVGEIFAKSWGVQKESEPEKLNEIARTKMRAEFKKLQMGLSGVNFALSKEGAIWLIENEGNGRMSTTMPDIHVAICGLEKVVESIEDAATIDTLLCPSATGQFISNYNNIISGPRREGEKDGPKECHIIMLDNGRSDMLSHPEFSEALRCIRCGACMNFCPVYEKIGGHSYRATYPGPIGEVISPQLFGMDKYGDITDLCSLCGRCSEVCPVKIPLADLIRKLRRERANPSKSTLKTKAKPKMAQNIAFKGFASLATSGAKWRFMISLAHKMHSFVPKMSFVPMLKAWSKYKELPSLKYDLDANIKKVEGVIYE
- a CDS encoding (Fe-S)-binding protein; protein product: MKVYLYSTCLGQATLGASAVSAAKLLTRCGAQVVYKKDQTCCGQPAFNTGYFDEAKEVALYNISLFGDGDEPILVAAGSCAGMMGHDYIELFKGSEHEEKARNFASRCKEVSSFLNEHLELVDKGEPVKVSWHSNCHALRIAKSVEASKSLLRKLSNVELIELEREEECCGFGGTFSIKEPEISNAMALAKIADIKKTGVKYLISGDGGCLLNINGTLRRNNEDIKCIHLYDFLLARLEGQSIDDKGVSDERK
- a CDS encoding DHH family phosphoesterase yields the protein MKIIHLSHTDLDGYGCQYVSRFFLSKRYEMSFYNSNYGKEIEEKFDMILAEIDSGNEKAMIIISDLNLTPAQCDSFAAAIRERSGVKLVLLDHHITGEVCERENTWYYLDDSRCATKICYDFFSGIFGGNERLSAIVDTINAVDIWLDDDPRFELGKVCMGAISSAKEINKVMFNVQGMSYIFYMIERFGDFCGVANGHIALDDALHSIKKDFFRKGSDDTLSNLVSRYMVGLLSEAKDEMSVEYRGHKGLVSTNIGDVSVIGNDFLMANSEYDFFINVTSKKTLSFRGNGKVDVSKMAAELVGGGGHANASGGFFAGFRDGYDYAEIRAQIENLIKERTGE
- the rpsO gene encoding 30S ribosomal protein S15, which translates into the protein MALDTAKKSQIIAKFARKSGDTGSTEVQIALLTARISELTEHLKINKKDFSSRLGLLKLVGQRKRLLRYLKATKYDTYAKVVSELGLRDK
- a CDS encoding LutC/YkgG family protein, with protein sequence MSKAEIFNALKNGAKHETLFSGATPDPKEFIVGADSDIVAEFIARASANKSIIIESSEQRLKDSINEIIAKENAKNLIYPQNLASLASELEIESKFAFDNDIESFKERIFDYDISVINARGGVSSHGVTCVSSADAPRLLSLAPKICVAILKRENIVKSLSEQLNKIKAEDGRLPTNVVFISGPSRTSDIELQLVLGVHGSQIFYVVLV